ACAGGTATCAAACCACAATGCCTTCACCCAGAAGCCAATGCTCTAATCACTTATCTATCTATTTCCTGAAAATAGAGGATTGCTTCACTGCAACACGTGGGTATCAAACCAGCATGCCACCAGGTTTGAAAAGGatgtgctctaaccacttgcCTATCTACTTATTCCTGCAGGTAGAAATTTTGAAGGATGATTCATAAACCATCAACTGTGTAATCATAATGGCTACATTTGTACAAAATTGGTGCTTGCACATATTCATTGAACAGGTCCTTTACTTTCTCTATGAATGACTCAAAAAGCATAAGATAATATAATTACAATAAGCAACAGTataaataacagcaataaacaAATGGCAACAGCAAAAACACATTGCCACGACCTTTGTGTTACTCAATTGAAGATGGGAAATAACAGGTATGTTTGGTTCACTGCTTCCTGTTCTTTAATGCAAGCTTGAAAGGTGTTAGAAACCAGTCCAGCATGGAGGAGTTGCGTTTTCTGTCCTGTGCTGAGGTGGCAGTGTAGGCAGCTGCTAGCTGCTGTAGATGGTTCTCCTCCTGTAGGTCTCCACACTCTACAACATGCCGATCTCTGAGATGGCTCTGATCTTGCACTGTGCCTCCACCTAACAAGAGACTCTGTGAAAATTGTTgctctgctttcttcttctgaTTGGCTGTTTTCAAACATTCTTCTGTTGGAACTGATTGTCTACAATTTGTCTCAACACTGGTTTTACAAGGCACATTTTTCTCAACTGAAGATAAATTTGTAACAAATGAAGTTTTTTGGCTTTGGCGTATTTTGCGACTGTATACACTGgaattattaaaatttgtaaCAGAACCATCAGTCAGCAAGCTCTGATGAAGTAAGTTGCGCATGTTACCAGAAGCAGCTGTTTTGGACAGGTGTGAAACTGCATCATTTTCTTGACAAGATACACTGTGGTCAGTCACGCTGTTGCAACTCCCTTGTAATAGGCACCTGCCTATTGCTGGCATCTTGTTTTTGCGCCTAGTATTTGATCGATGTTTGTCAGACACGTCAACAGGGCATCCTCTGacactgatttttcttttgcgCGAACTGTAACTCTGTGACTGGCCTCACAGTTCTTGCTTTTCACAAAAACTTTTGATGACTTTCTACCACTGACATCACACAGAACATCCTTCTGTGTCACCTGCTCCCTTTGTGGAGTTTTTGTAGCAGTAGAAGAAATAGACTTTTGACAACCTATCTGCTGCTGAGAATTCTGGGATGATTTCTGCAAAGAAACTGATGGCCGAAGAGCAAACTGAAGTTTAATCATATGGTTGTATACTTGacattcattttcatgtttgtagaACTGGAGTTTCTGCTGTGCATACCAtggtattagtgaaatgttCACCATAAAATGTTGTGTTTCTATGGTTACAAGATGTCTTTTATTCTGTATGATACTGAGCACAGCACGAACCACTTCTTCAATTTCTGCATGAAGACATAAGGAGTTTTCATACTGGACCAAGTCCTGACAAAAGGTCATTTTGATCTTGAACAGGCAGTTCTGATAGTTAAGTAAACGTGTGTCACTGGCTGCAATAAATTTCTTCATTTCCTCTGTGGTTGTCATACTACCAGGTGGTTGTTGCCTtagcctgaaaacaaaataatcatattaCAAATTGCACCTTGCTTTTTAGATATAGACTGCTGCTATCAAACATAAATCTTAAAGTAATTACAATTATACCAAACATGACAAGTTTACTTTATTGCTATTAAAACAAGATAGCATATTATAAAAGTAAGATGCTGTACGGTACCTACTAAGATACATATGGAAGCTCTGAGTGATCATTCTGTGGGTACTGTCAAGTTTTCTGACAATTCAAATTGGAGAAGCCTATGAATGTGATGCTGAGAATGTTGCCCAGAAATCATTCCTTACATTTGAAcaaaaaggggtgggccagcttagtcacccagccagagagaggcaCCCCCAGCACGAGAAGCTGGGGCTGGGCCAGACAACTTGCTAAAACAAGCAGCTGGTCAAGATTaaagagtgacaagaggctaaagacagacaaaagttatgtcagacaaataaGTAACAAACCACCATGCTTGTTTCAAATCTCAGCTAATTCTTCACCAGCAAAAGGCTTACAACATCACCTTCCCatcaatgaaagaaaacaaggtgaaagtcactctcaacatcagtgagtcatcatcatcagaagtggtcatcatgTAGTTTGACAATGTGACCTGTGTCTATTCAGTTatacaaaaacagacaaaagtcacaaagatacaaccaCAGTGCATTTAGCTCAGCACTCACcaacaggactgcaggtggctgttaaaTATATTGATCTAGAAAACTTAGATCACAAGTTCTCTTAGGTACAGAATCAGGGTTAGTTTATTGAGTAGGCCTTCGGCCCATTTCAAGGGGGAGCATAACCAttaagtgtatatatatcaatagTTATATAATTGTGGGTAAGCACATGTCCAGGTACAAGTAAAGATATGCATTAAGTCATTTACACCATACAGTCTTTTAAATATGCATGTACAAATTAATATTAATCAAATCAATATTGGTTACAACATATAACCAACTAACATTAACATACCTCTATGGCATTCCTGGGTATAATATGCTTTCGTCTATGTCACGACTTTTCTTATTTCCAATGCATTATAAGCAAAAGAGGCAAGGCGTAGTTCGCATTCTATTATCTGACATCAAAAGTGTGAAACGGAAAAGGGAAGGGTgcttagaatattttttagGGATGAAAAGTTTACGAAGGTCCATATATTTAGGCCATGCAAGGAGAAAGTGCTGTTCAGTTTCAACTGTGTCAGGACAAAAGGGACAGTTCAAGCATTCTGAATGAGTTGAGCTATAACGCTGTTGATGGCATTTGAGTACAGTTATACCCATTCTAAATTTTATGAAGGTATCTCTTATGCTTCTATTTCAACAAGACAAGGTAGTTACTTAAAACAATATGAATCTAGAATGTGTTATAAGGGAAATATCTTGAACTGCTTTGAATAGCATCGTGCCACTGTTGATGGTGACAGTCTATCAGTCTCTGTTTGTAAAAAGAGTTTATCATCTCCGGTACCTTGACTTTCCCACACCATGCCAAAaccatatttatacaaaatatcataataaagtgtagccatgttttcttgttttgctcaTGCAGTAATGTTAACATTAAATAAGCTTTTTCTGGAGTCTAGTTTGTGGCATTCTTAGCAGGCTGAGCCAATATCCAACACACCGCACTGATGCATTAACAGAGAAAGGGAATCTACCACATTCCCCATATGTCATAGTTCTTTGAAttgctaaaaacatttttccttttaacccatttttttaaagtacattcCATAGCTTGTTTCTTGAAACCATATCAAACACTTGACGAAACTCTATGAAAGCAACATACAATTTTTTATGGTTAACTGTTTCTGAATTAATGCAATGAGAACAAAAGCTTGGTCTATGGTACTGTACCCTTTCATGAACCCTGCTTGTTCTTCCCGATTATTTCATTGTCCTCCATCCAATATGTAATTCTCTTATTCAGAATAGCACTAAATAGTTTGCTACAGACATTTAGCAGAGAAATGCCTCGATAATTTTCTGGTTTACTGGGATCACCTTTTTTTGTGTAATGGTTGTATTATTGATTCAGTTCACTGGTCAGGAAATAGGCTGTTGTCAAACAGGTAGTTAAAGTATGTGGTGAGAAAAGGCAGGACATAATCCAAGGCATATTTATAGTTCTCCAATTAAGCCA
The Pomacea canaliculata isolate SZHN2017 linkage group LG2, ASM307304v1, whole genome shotgun sequence genome window above contains:
- the LOC112558245 gene encoding uncharacterized protein LOC112558245 → MTTTEEMKKFIAASDTRLLNYQNCLFKIKMTFCQDLVQYENSLCLHAEIEEVVRAVLSIIQNKRHLVTIETQHFMVNISLIPWYAQQKLQFYKHENECQVYNHMIKLQFALRPSVSLQKSSQNSQQQIGCQKSISSTATKTPQREQVTQKDVLCDVSGRKSSKVFVKSKNCEASHRVTVRAKEKSVSEDALLTCLTNIDQILGAKTRCQQ